The Pseudomonas sp. KU26590 genomic sequence ATCAACCCCTGGCGTCGATGGTGTCCAACGCCGCCGCGGGAATCCGCTGGCTCAATCGCGAAAACCCGCAGGTGGACGAGGCCTTGTCCGCGCTGCGGGACATCGTTGCCGAGGGCCGGCGCGCCGGGGAAATCGTCAACGCGCTGCACAGTCTGGCGCGGCAGGGCCCGCATCACCGGCGCCGGCTGCTGGTCAACGACGTGATTCGCCATGTGGTGTCGCTCACCGGCGTAGAGGTCGAACAACAGCGAGTCCTGATGACGACCCACCTGACCTGTTCACCGTTGCGGGTCTGTGCCTCCGACGTGCAATTGCAGCAAGTGGTGTTGAACCTGATCCTCAACGCGCTGGACGCCATGAGTGCTGGGGATCACGTGCTGCGGCGGCTGTCGATCACCAGCGAAGTGGTGGGCCGCGATTATGTGGTGGTCAGCGTTGAAGACAGCGGGCGCGGCATCGAGCCGGTGGACCTGCCTCAGCTGTTCAACGCGTTTTTCACCACCAAGGACAAAGGCATGGGCATGGGGCTGGCGATCTGTCAGTCGATCATCAGCGCCCAGGGCGGCCACCTGTATGCCATGCCGGCCCGCTACGGCGGTGCGACGTTCGTGTTCACCTTGCCCATCGTCGAGTAATGCCGACGGCGCACCGACGTGATGCAGGTCGTCGTACCACTTTTCAGAACGATTAATACCGCGAGAAGGACTTTAAGAACCCCGCTGACCAGACTTCACTCACCGCTGACTGTGAAGCTGGAGCGTCTGGCATGACTGCATTCAACCCCTCCCTGAACCCTGAATCCATGCTCGAACGCGTCGCGCTGTCGCCGTGGCAGGAGCGCCGGGCCAAGGACTTGATGTCCAGCCAGATGGACAAAGGCTTGTCCATCGCCCGCATTGCCGCCGAGTGTTCGTTGTCCCGCAGTCACTTCTCCCGCGCGTTCAAAAAGAACACCGGGCTGTCGCCCCGCGACTGGTTCTTGCAGATGCGCCTGGACAAGGCCCGGGCCTTGCTTGGCGAATCAGTGCTGACCATCTCGCAGATCAGCCTGGATTGTGGCTTCGCCGATCAGTCCCATTTCACCCGGGTGTTCACCCGAGTCGTGGGGCTGACCCCGTTCAGCTGGCGTCGGAACATGACCCTGTTGCCGCCCAAAGGATGTGTGGCGCAGGGCGTGCATGGCTGTTGAGGACGGCTATCCTTGCAACTGCGTTTAGCGGGTCATAGCACGGATGTTCAAGACGCGCTCTCGGCGCCTGTGTATACCTGCGCCGGGCTGGCATCGTCAGGCCTCCCTAAACCGCCCAACCTTGATCTCCTAACTGGAATCTCCCAACTGGAATCTCCGAATGAACCGCAACGACCTGCGCCGCGTCGACATGAACCTGCTGGTGATCTTCGAAGCGTTGATGTTCGAGCGCAACCTGACGCGGGTGGCGGAGAAGCTGTTCATGGGCCAACCGGCGATCAGTGCTGCACTGGCCAGATTGCGCGATCTGTTCGACGACCCCCTGTTGCTGCGCAACGGTCGCGCCATGGAGCCGACCGCCCGGGCGCTGGCGATTCTCAAAGAGCTGCAGCCGGCGCTGGACACCATCTCAGGCGCCGTGAGCCGGGCCAAGGAATTCGATCCGGCGACCAGCTGCGACATCTTCCGCATCGGCTTGTCGGACGACGCCGAGTTCGGCCTGTTCCCGCCCTTGCTCAACCGCCTGCGCGAAGAAGCGCCGGGCATTATCGTGGTGGTGCGCCGTGCCAACTTCCTGCTGATGCCGGCATTGTTGGCGTCCGGGGAGATTTCCGTGGGCATCAGCTACACCACCGAACTGCCGGCCAACGCCAAGCGCAAGAAGCTGCGGGACATTGGCGTGAAAGTATTGCGCGGCGACAACCGCCCCGAGCCGTTGACGCTGGACGAGTTCTGCCAGCGGCCGCACACCATGGTGTCGTTCTCCGGTGATTTGACCGGCAACATCGACATTGACCTGGCGAAGGTCGGGCGGGCGAGGAGGGTGGTGGTGGCGGTGCCGCAATTCAGCGGGTTGCGGGCTTTGCTGGCGGGCACCGAGCTGATCGCGACGGTGCCCGATTACGCTGCCTGCGCGCTGGTCGAAGGCTGTGCGTTGCGGGCGGAAGACCCGCCATTTCCGATCGCGCCTGCGGAGTTGTCGATGGTCTGGGCGGGCGTCCACGACAATGACCCGGCCGAGCGGTGGCTGCGCTCGCGGATTACGGAGTTTATGTCTCAGGAGACGCGGCCTTTGCCGTGATCGCGATTTTTAAGATCAAGATCAAGATCAAGGACGTCTGCCTGGGGGCAGACTGTTTCGCCTTCGGCGAGTTACTTGATAAAGCCCCAAGTAACCAAGGGCTTGTGCTCCTGGTTCGGCCCCTCGTCCCTCGGGGTTCTTTCACTCCGGTCTCGCTCCGTGGGCCCGCGCCGAACGGACATCCATGTCCTGACGGCGCTCTCGCCGCATCCATGCGGCTCGGCCCACTGCGCGAGACCTGCGTTCAGCCTGCACCCAAGTCGCGATTGGCGGTGACTGGACCTTTTGTGTCGAAGATCAAGATCAAGTGCAGATCAAGAGCTTCCCGGCTGAAGCCGGTCCTACAGTCGGAGGCGATTCCACAGGGTGTACGCGGTGCTTTTAGTGGGACCGGCTTCAGCCGGGAAGAGGCCAGCTCAGGCGCCGACATTTTCGATCGTTCCCACGCTCCGCGTGGTAACGCAGCTCCGGACGCTCCGCGTCCTGCAGACGAAGCGCATCAAGCCGGGGGCGTGACGCGGAGCGTCACAGGATGCATGCCCACGCGGAGCGTGGGAACGATCATCAAGCAGAAGCCTCCCGCTGAAGCCGGTCCTGCTGACACCGCGCGCACTTGTAGGACCGGCTTCAGCCGGGAAGCTCTTGATCTGCTTTAAACGCGCTTTTGATCTTCAAACACAAAAAGCCCCAACACCGCCAATCGCGACTTGGGTGCAGGCCGAATGCAGGCGACGCGGAGTGGGCCGAGCGGCATGGATGCCGCGAGAGCGCCGTCAGGACATGGATGTCCGTTCGGCGCGGGCCCACGGAGCGTCGTCGGAGTGAGGGTATTCCGACGAAGGAGGAACCCAACCAGGAGCAAGCACCCTTGGTTACTTGGGGATGGTGCGACTTTCGACTTTTCCAAGTAACTCGCCGAAGGCGAAACGGTCTGCCGTTAGGCAGACGCTCTTGATCTTAAGGTCCTCGATCTCGATCCTCAAAAGCACGTCTGTTCAATACCCACCCTCATCGCCCCGCCACACTGAATTCATCGGCCACGTTCTCCGGCACCTCGGCAAACGTGGCCCACGCAATGAATGGTGTGTGATGACCTACCCAACCTGCAACGACCGCGCACAAGACCTCGGGCTGCTCTTCCTCAGATCCGCCGGCGCGCTGTTCCTGCTGTTCGTCCACGGCCTGCCCAAGCTGCTCGACTTCAACAGCCAACTGACACTCATCGAAGACCCGTTTCACCTCGGCGCCACCCTGACCCTGAGCATGGCGATCTTCGCCGAAGTCCTCTGCCCGCTGCTGATTCTGACCGGCGTACTGGCGCGTCTGGCGTGCCTGCCTATTCTCATCCTGCTGCTTGTCGCGCTCGTCGTGGTGCACAGCGAGTGGAGCGTGGAGCAGGGCCAGTTCGGCTGGTTATTACTGATCATCTTCACCAGTGTGCTGATCGCCGGACCTGGTCGTCTGACGCTCAACCGTGGTTTGCCTGGAGCGCTTCGCTATGCCTGATTACGCCACGACCGCCGACGTTACCCCCACGTCGAAACTGTCCGCCGACGAGATCGTCACCCTGGTGGTCAAGCACCGGATCAAGGCCGGCCTCGAAGCCCAATACGAAGCCTGGCTGCGGCGCATCGTTGCTATGGCGGCAAGCTACCCCGGGCATCTGGGCGTCGACGTCATACGTGGTAAGTCCGACGGCCTGCACATGTTCACCTGCGTGCTGCGCTTTTGTTCAACCGACGCCATGCACCGCTGGCTCGACTCTGCCCACCGCCGCGAACTGGTGGCCGAAGCGTCGCCCATGCTGGCCGACGGCGACCTCACCGAGGTCAACCCGCACAACGAATTCTGGTTCGTCCCCGCCGCTGAAAACCCGCCGCCGCGCTGGAAACAGGCCTGCGTGACCTTCCTGGTGATCTGCCCGCTGACCCTGCTGATCCCGCTGGTCTGGGGGCCGGTGTTTCGCCTGTATCCGTTGCTGGCCAATTACATCATCAGCACCGCCCTGGTCACCGTGACCATCGTCCTGCTGGTGGTCTACGTGCTGATGCCCCGGGCGACGCGGCTGTTTGCCCCCTGGCTGAATGCCCGGCCGGTGCCGGTGGCGGGCGCCGATCATGAAGGATGACGACGCCGATCAACCGTCTTCCAGCGACCGCCGCCGCTTTGTCGCCAAAGGCTCGTTGCTCGGCGCGGCCGCTGCACTGTTTTCTTCAATGCCTGCCACCGGCCTTGCCGTCGGGGCGTCCAACACTTCTGCCAACGGAGGCGCGATGAACGTCGATCTGATTCTCTTCAACGGTAATTTCCACACAGTTGACCAGGAAAAACCCAAGGCCAGCGCCGTGGCCATCAGCGGCGGGAAATTCGTCGCCGTGGGCTCCGACGCCGAGATCATGGCCCAGCGTGGCTCGGCCACGCAGGTCATCGACATGC encodes the following:
- a CDS encoding antibiotic biosynthesis monooxygenase, which encodes MPDYATTADVTPTSKLSADEIVTLVVKHRIKAGLEAQYEAWLRRIVAMAASYPGHLGVDVIRGKSDGLHMFTCVLRFCSTDAMHRWLDSAHRRELVAEASPMLADGDLTEVNPHNEFWFVPAAENPPPRWKQACVTFLVICPLTLLIPLVWGPVFRLYPLLANYIISTALVTVTIVLLVVYVLMPRATRLFAPWLNARPVPVAGADHEG
- a CDS encoding DoxX family protein is translated as MTYPTCNDRAQDLGLLFLRSAGALFLLFVHGLPKLLDFNSQLTLIEDPFHLGATLTLSMAIFAEVLCPLLILTGVLARLACLPILILLLVALVVVHSEWSVEQGQFGWLLLIIFTSVLIAGPGRLTLNRGLPGALRYA
- a CDS encoding helix-turn-helix domain-containing protein, giving the protein MTAFNPSLNPESMLERVALSPWQERRAKDLMSSQMDKGLSIARIAAECSLSRSHFSRAFKKNTGLSPRDWFLQMRLDKARALLGESVLTISQISLDCGFADQSHFTRVFTRVVGLTPFSWRRNMTLLPPKGCVAQGVHGC
- a CDS encoding LysR family transcriptional regulator, yielding MNRNDLRRVDMNLLVIFEALMFERNLTRVAEKLFMGQPAISAALARLRDLFDDPLLLRNGRAMEPTARALAILKELQPALDTISGAVSRAKEFDPATSCDIFRIGLSDDAEFGLFPPLLNRLREEAPGIIVVVRRANFLLMPALLASGEISVGISYTTELPANAKRKKLRDIGVKVLRGDNRPEPLTLDEFCQRPHTMVSFSGDLTGNIDIDLAKVGRARRVVVAVPQFSGLRALLAGTELIATVPDYAACALVEGCALRAEDPPFPIAPAELSMVWAGVHDNDPAERWLRSRITEFMSQETRPLP